A portion of the Glandiceps talaboti chromosome 13, keGlaTala1.1, whole genome shotgun sequence genome contains these proteins:
- the LOC144444550 gene encoding heparan sulfate glucosamine 3-O-sulfotransferase 1-like encodes MDREPVSKSTIILNKMASLKEVAEEKLHRFLPRKGFKPSVWTMVYGSIFVCSFLLLRMVESPSGGQSASRRLLAEESALKSLLNDSEYIHGVSDDYATWEVSYDAKRFMIERWKTSCYYPIHPVYRLKKLMKPDDLRRRGCERRLPNVIIAGVRKCGTGTLLKFLNFHPQLVGPKDETHYFDSQNEHGLDWYKNQMPYSSRYQVTIEKTPTYFFRPFDAPKRIRETLSPNVRILVIVCEPVRRLVSDYVEFINKTSKPTQDYMQRKTLGETIEDTVFEKARPDNVNMYNEMVDVGLYVKYLFRWLEFFPKNQIHFIDGDNFRRSPAVELQKVEKFIGVRGYFREEHFYYDDEKRYYCISFPKITCMPSSKGREHPELADWAKLRLCEFYRPYDYALSNILKYNFTWLGKNC; translated from the coding sequence ATGGATAGGGAACCAGTATCCAAGTCAACcatcattttgaacaaaatggcTTCTTTAAAAGAGGTTGCTGAAGAAAAATTACACCGGTTTCTGCCAAGAAAAGGTTTCAAGCCTTCAGTGTGGACTATGGTGTATGGTAGTATTTTTGTGTGTTCATTTCTTCTCCTGAGGATGGTAGAATCACCAAGTGGTGGCCAATCTGCATCAAGGAGGCTACTGGCAGAAGAGTCAGCTCTGAAGAGCTTACTTAATGATTCCGAGTACATCCACGGCGTGTCCGATGACTACGCCACGTGGGAAGTAAGCTATGATGCGAAACGGTTCATGATAGAACGTTGGAAGACATCTTGTTACTATCCAATACACCCTGTGTATCGTCTGAAAAAACTCATGAAGCCTGATGACTTGAGGAGAAGAGGTTGTGAGCGACGCCTGCCGAATGTTATCATCGCCGGTGTTCGAAAATGCGGCACGGGGACCTTATTGAAGTTTTTGAATTTCCATCCTCAGCTCGTTGGACCGAAAGATGAAACTCACTACTTTGATTCCCAAAACGAACATGGCCTAGATTGGTATAAAAATCAGATGCCTTATTCATCGCGCTACCAAGTTACCATCGAAAAAACGCCAACATACTTCTTTCGACCGTTCGACGCACCGAAAAGAATTCGCGAGACACTCTCTCCGAACGTCAGAATTTTAGTAATCGTGTGCGAGCCAGTGAGAAGACTTGTATCGGATTATGtcgaatttatcaataaaacaagtAAGCCTACCCAAGACTACATGCAAAGGAAGACACTCGGTGAGACCATTGAAGACACGGTGTTTGAGAAAGCTCGTCCGGACAATGTCAACATgtacaacgaaatggttgatgTGGGTTTATATGTGAAATACCTATTCCGATGGCTTGAATTCTTTCCTAAGAACCAAATACACTTCATAGATGGAGACAACTTTCGACGCAGCCCAGCAGTAGAATTACAAAAAGTTGAGAAATTTATCGGAGTTCGGGGATATTTCAGAGAAGAACATTTTTACTATGATGACGAAAAACGCTActattgtatttcatttccaAAAATCACCTGTATGCCAAGTTCGAAAGGACGTGAACATCCCGAACTGGCTGACTGGGCTAAGCTAAGACTTTGTGAATTTTACAGACCATACGACTATGCGTTGTCAAATATACTCAAATACAATTTCACATGGTTAGGGAAAAACTGTTAG